A window of Vibrio ishigakensis contains these coding sequences:
- the pdhR gene encoding pyruvate dehydrogenase complex transcriptional repressor PdhR has protein sequence MQKVAFKSIRQPKLSDVIQRELESLILDGILSPGQQLPPERELAKQFDVSRPSVREAIQRLEAKGLLTRRQGGGTFVNENLSSNLSDPLLNLLSSRADTQRDLLETRHALEGISAYFAALRGTKEDFERISQCHQAMNESLQAEDIEAEAKAVMEFLTAIAEASHNVVLLHIVKSLSPLLEQNVLQNLKLLSEREDALQKLNEHRAKIVNAIVSGEPEKASEMSHTHLAFIDETLSDLTQEQGRRARSLRRTQQNK, from the coding sequence ATGCAGAAAGTTGCTTTTAAAAGTATTCGCCAACCAAAGCTTTCCGACGTGATTCAACGTGAATTGGAGAGCTTAATCTTGGATGGAATCTTGTCCCCAGGACAACAGCTTCCACCTGAGCGTGAACTGGCGAAGCAATTTGATGTGTCTAGACCCTCTGTACGTGAGGCGATCCAAAGGCTAGAAGCCAAAGGTTTGCTGACTCGTCGTCAAGGAGGGGGAACCTTTGTTAATGAAAACCTGTCTTCTAATTTGTCCGATCCACTTCTGAACCTGCTGTCGAGCCGTGCGGATACGCAACGAGACCTGCTTGAGACGCGTCATGCGTTAGAGGGCATCTCAGCTTATTTTGCTGCGCTTCGAGGCACCAAAGAAGATTTCGAACGAATCTCTCAATGTCACCAAGCAATGAACGAATCACTTCAGGCTGAGGATATTGAAGCAGAAGCCAAGGCAGTAATGGAGTTTCTAACTGCCATTGCTGAAGCATCTCACAATGTAGTTTTACTGCACATAGTGAAGAGCCTCTCTCCACTGTTAGAGCAGAACGTTTTACAAAACCTAAAGCTGTTGTCTGAGCGCGAAGATGCTCTGCAAAAGCTGAATGAACACCGAGCTAAGATAGTGAATGCGATCGTTTCTGGCGAGCCAGAGAAAGCGAGCGAGATGTCGCACACACACTTGGCATTTATCGATGAAACATTGTCGGATTTGACTCAGGAGCAGGGCCGCAGAGCTCGCTCACTACGTCGAACCCAACAGAATAAATAG